The proteins below come from a single uncultured Dethiosulfovibrio sp. genomic window:
- the mnmE gene encoding tRNA uridine-5-carboxymethylaminomethyl(34) synthesis GTPase MnmE: MFGDTIAAISTAWGDGGISIIRISGPDSLSVAGDIVRTVKPTEDLLSRFMYNGSLLDEGGNPIDEVLLVSFRAPKSYTGEDLTEIHCHGGSLVAQRCLERCLQRGCRHAEPGEFTRRAFENGRLDLAQAEAVNGIIHARSNEALKAASRTLRGELSRFVRELYDELLSLSAELEVGIDFPEEDVPYIEDQEGSDRIETMIKGLQDIADRCSTGYLLREGIRVALVGRPNVGKSSLLNSLLKESRAIVTSIPGTTRDVIEEVFTHKGIPLRLMDTAGLRTTPSDEVEAIGIERTAQAMDKSDVVLWILDGSEPLGDFERDMATRIADRPHIIAVNKSDLPSGLDGSLLVSLLPESTVLHISAQEQRGLEELKEALVEMVAGTGTLEGGLNATARQLEELRSAIDSLGIGKEALEYHHDQTLAAAGLAETRRALERILGLSDDDSLLDTVFSRFCIGK; the protein is encoded by the coding sequence TTGTTCGGAGACACCATAGCAGCGATCTCCACCGCCTGGGGAGACGGAGGGATCTCGATAATCAGGATATCCGGCCCTGACTCGCTCTCCGTTGCAGGAGATATCGTCAGGACGGTAAAACCGACGGAAGATCTTTTAAGCAGGTTTATGTACAACGGCTCTCTGCTGGACGAAGGGGGAAACCCGATAGACGAGGTCCTGCTGGTGTCTTTCCGAGCCCCCAAAAGCTACACCGGCGAGGACCTGACGGAGATCCACTGCCATGGGGGCAGCCTCGTGGCCCAACGGTGCCTGGAGCGGTGTCTCCAAAGGGGATGCAGACACGCCGAGCCAGGTGAGTTCACCAGACGAGCCTTTGAAAACGGTCGGCTAGACCTAGCCCAGGCGGAGGCCGTAAACGGCATAATCCACGCCAGAAGCAACGAAGCCCTGAAGGCCGCCAGCAGGACCTTAAGAGGAGAGCTATCCCGTTTCGTCAGAGAGTTATACGACGAACTGCTGTCTTTGTCGGCGGAGCTGGAGGTCGGAATCGACTTCCCCGAGGAGGACGTTCCATACATAGAGGATCAGGAGGGCTCGGACCGAATAGAGACTATGATAAAAGGCCTCCAGGATATAGCGGACCGGTGTTCCACAGGATACCTCCTCAGGGAGGGAATAAGGGTGGCCCTGGTCGGCCGTCCTAACGTCGGCAAATCGTCGCTCCTTAACTCGTTGCTCAAAGAGAGCAGGGCCATAGTTACCTCGATCCCCGGGACAACCAGAGACGTCATAGAGGAGGTTTTCACCCACAAGGGAATTCCCCTCAGGCTCATGGATACCGCAGGGCTCAGGACCACTCCCTCCGACGAGGTAGAGGCCATAGGGATAGAGAGAACCGCTCAGGCTATGGATAAATCGGACGTAGTGCTGTGGATTCTCGACGGAAGCGAACCTCTTGGGGATTTTGAGAGGGACATGGCGACCAGGATCGCCGACAGGCCCCACATAATCGCGGTAAACAAATCGGACCTTCCCTCAGGGCTGGACGGATCGCTTCTGGTCTCCCTCCTCCCCGAATCGACGGTACTTCACATATCCGCCCAGGAACAGAGAGGGCTGGAGGAGCTTAAAGAGGCGCTGGTCGAGATGGTCGCTGGTACCGGCACCCTCGAGGGGGGGCTAAACGCCACAGCCCGACAGCTGGAGGAGCTGAGGTCCGCCATAGACAGCCTAGGTATAGGTAAAGAGGCACTGGAGTACCATCACGATCAGACCTTGGCAGCGGCTGGACTGGCGGAGACGAGAAGGGCTCTGGAGAGGATACTGGGTCTTTCAGACGACGATAGCCTGCTGGACACGGTGTTCTCCAGGTTCTGCATAGGAAAATAG